A window of Pseudophryne corroboree isolate aPseCor3 chromosome 1, aPseCor3.hap2, whole genome shotgun sequence genomic DNA:
TTTGAAATAAAATTGGCAAATTTGTGATTGTTTTTTTGGTTTAGAGACAAGCCTAGTGCTGTTATGGCCCCACCTGCAATTCTATAATAAAGTCAGGAAAAAtgttgattttattttttatttgcacgGCTTTTATAGTTCCAAATAAACTACAAATTATTAATTCCTAAATTAACAGTAATAAAATAAGGCATAAAACTGGAAAAAAGGCTTAGAATATATTAAAAGTTTAAAATGGAGGATGTGGTAGTACATACAGTATGgctctataaaaaaatatataggtaAGGAATGGTGAAATCACAGGACATCACCAGAGGCTATAAGTTctgcccctttcagaccgcctgaggcgtgtcgcagccgggagcctgactctCCACCGCTGtaagcaacccggcatattgctgggttggtgacatcagcggtgacgcgGTGGGGGCAGGGCTTGGAGATCATATGGGCGGTCCACACACAGTGAATGAGAAATGGGTTGCATCgatcccgttcacactgcacagcgagcccggttgaacacgtgttcaagccTGCTTgctacctgagttggaataccgggtcgctcgacccagtatttcaaccccggcacctttcagaccgcacatgaacacgagttatgcgcgttcatgtgccaacaGTCTTTGTTCATAGCTGGCggagtgaaaggggtataagttatacAATATCagtgtgacagtgtcagcacttgggTGAGGCGTACACGTTTTAGCCTAACTTGAAGATAACACTAGTGCAAGGTGAGAATTAAGACTTCAGTGGACTTGCATGGCTTTTCTGTATATTGCGTCTGGAGTTGGTGTCAGCTTCTATAGTGACATAAAAGTTAGaacagtagtttttttttttttaaaagggataAAAAAATCAGTTTGGGTTTCAAAATTGAAGAAGTTACAGAGTTGATAATAGGACCAAAAGCCACAATAGTGAATATAAACGTGTCATTCTCAAACGTCTCAGAAAATAATTGGTAACCTCAGTCTTCACCGGTGTTTCCCTGTAACTAGCAAAAGAAACATAAACAACTGACCTGGAACCTTATTAGAAAACTGGAAACTTACGAAAACAGACGTCTGTCTCAATGTTTAATGAATAGCAGCATTGCAGACATCCAACTGTGTTTATAGAAGTTTAAACAGATTTCAAAAGACTCATTTTTTTGTTATCATCTATGATACTGAAACCATTTGTGTATTCTGGAAATACTTAAATGTCATTGACTTTAGATGTAAAAAAACATCCTCCAGTGAAGTAGCCCACTCATTTATGTCATTACATATCAATAGTTTGTTTTAATGGTTTTTTTAGAGcaaggtatttttttttatttaagtattCTCTTATATTAAAGTGTACCCACTGGACACACACGATGGATACAGAAGTGACAAGGACCTAACCAAGGGTTATGATGGACATTCGTAATGTTGACACTGAACATGCAAACATGATCTCAACATTGATTGCAGTATGTCGAATTTAGCATGTAAACACTGATGTATGTTGACATTGTTACTCTCTCAACATACAGTTTCTTGGTCATTCTGTTCCTAAcacgggaagcagttagtttcccggcggttaggataccgatgctggaatcctgacattcAAGCGACTCCTGGAGGTTGGACTCCCCACTCGGGGTGTGGTCCAAGCCACCCCCCGAGGGGGAATTAATTAACGTAACAAATGAAgctcgccactgggcccgaagAGTGTTGAGTGCAGTGAGCCTGCGAGAATACATGCTGCGCTCACCATCGGAATcccacctgtcgggattctggtgtcagtcttatgaacgccgggatcccatactgaatcgcCTAACAGTAACCTTCCTGGAAATGTTGATATTATGACAACGTCAACATTTTGAAGGTGTTGAAAATATAACCATGTTGACATCATCAATGTCGAGCATCTGTCGACACTGAATGTTGACCTGTCAAACAGCGACATAGTGACCGCATACCCCAGCCATAACAATTTACTGGGAATGATCTAATattgtcactatttcaagtgattcAGCTGACTCATGCCCAGTGATCCTTGAGTTCTTAGAGAATTGATACAtgttccacaaaatggctgccttcactgCATGTAGGCATGGGTATACTTTAAATTAGCTTTTTTAAAAGATCATAATTTTAAATTATTCCCTGATGCTTATATCAGTATTATgaccgctgatgcagcaatgtttatatatatatatatatatatatatatatatatatatatatatatagtactgtgtacTTGTCCCGCATTGTCTTATACTGTAatgcactgttttcttgttttacttATTTATGTACCTTTTTGCGATCAcacctaattcggacctgatcacagcagcaaatttgttagctaatgtgcaaaaccatgtgcactgcaggggggggggggggagggggggcagatataacatgtgcagagaaagttagatttgggtggggtgtgttcaaagtgaaatctaaattgcagtgtaaaaataaagcagccagtatttacccttcatagaaacaatataactcacccaaatctaactctctctgtacatgttatatctgcctcccctgcaatgcacatagttttgcccattagctaacaaatttgctgctgcgatcagatctgaattaggccctttgttatgtgctgtggaacccttgtggcaccataaaaataaacgataataatAGTTAGACTATTTGTGATACACCTATCCTGACACTGCATTGTGATTCACCTACCCTGAACTGTAACACTGTCTCCTTTCATCTTTATTTCAGAAAGCTATAACTGATGAATGCTTCTTTTTTGAACGACTTGAGGCAAACAACTATAACACATACCGATCTCGCAAGTACAGTGATTGGTACGTGGCGCTGAAGAGGACTGGGCAGTACAAAAACGGATCACAAACTAGCCTGGGACAGAAAGCTATTCTATTTCTTCCCATGTCAGCAAAAAGCTGATCTCACAGGACACTTGTTTTGTTTCATGCAATTCAGGAGGTATATTTTTTAAGAGAATTAgaatacaaatatatatttttaatcagtATTAAATGTGATTGAAAGCCTCTCTTGTGCCagtgtataaagtatatatataatcATCTTTTAATGTAATTCCAATTAAATATTGTTAATACGTAACAATACATATATGCCTATGCTAGCACATAAGTGTTGGCTCAATTAGGTATTTTTCATTCCTGAAGAGTTGGCTATAAATTGACAATGTTATCTTTTTTAGTACTACGTTGTCTCAATGTGAAGTCTGCTAGATGTCAGTCTTGGTTTCGTAATGATCTGGTAATACTCTGTGATACAGAGAGTAGAACAGCCCAGAGTAAACAGCTGGGAATGTCTTCATAGTCAGGTCAATGTTCTGAAACCCCTCCTTGTATCCATACAGTAGCAGTTTAGCAATTCTGCTGGTGATAGGGGTGGTATTGCAAGTATATGCAAGCTCATGGAGGTCCATCCATTCACACCTTATGCACTCGTGAGGACAGAAGTTTATTAGGTTAGACAATGGCTTCAGACGACATATAATATACATATCTGACTTTCCGAATGCCCCAGGGTGATTATGCTGCTGCCTTATGCTTAAGAGGGACCTAAACTCTGACTTAATGCCAGTCTCCTCTAGAACTTCCCGGACTGCTGTATCTCCTGCAGTGGAAAGGAAAGCAAGAACACGTGtcagcaatagtagtagtagtagcattccaATATGACTGGTATAGACCACGAATGAGGTCTTTGAGCAATGTCCTAAGCACACATACTTTGTCTCTCACCCTCACTGTACAAATTATACATGATGGAATCTGTGCTTTATTTTTACCTGTTCAGTTCAGTTCATGTGTGAATGTTTGTTTTCTTCATTAATGTAAAGCTATGAAGGTTGATAGATTTTAAGGATCTATTTAAAAATATTATATAGCATTGATCACATGTAAAAAACTAAAAGCACATTTGTGGTAGATTACACATTGAACAAGAGAACACAAGAAGCTCGGAAAAAGTAACATTTCTTTATCGGTTACAAAGTACAGACAGAAAACTTGTCAGTTTTACTGTAATCCCTTATTTTATAAACTGCTATACATAGAAGATAAAACActgtaggggagatgtatcaagcctttgagagagataaagagtagttgtccaaagcaaccaatgagcttatgtcattttatagactgtgctacatAAATTATAGCTTACTGAttggtttgctatgggcaacttctccactttatttatCTCAAAGGTTTTATACATCTCCCCTGTAAAGCAGATGTCACCTCCAGTGTTTTCCTTGGCCCCAAACCCCCCCAGAGGTAAAGAATACATAGGTTTTTCTTGATAGGATCCaccatttttttaaacatatgtttCAAGAACACTTGCGCTAGATAAAATGTTCAAAGCCGTTCAAAACACAAGCAAAAGAAAAGTATACCAACCAATATCTTCACAGGGATCAGACAGTCCGCCTGGAAACTTCCACGCATTTACAGTCTGAAATGTTAAAGGACATTTTTCACATTTCTTCCATTTATGTTTTATATTAACGTTACCGACAACCAGTATACATCTCTCTGATGGTGTTTATACAATATAAAGATGTTTATAGATAATATGATTCAGAATTGCAATATAAATCACAGCATCTAATCAGATGGAAATTATATTATCTGATCACGCAATACTGTCCATGACTATTACTTGTGACCCATATACAGTAGTACTTACTGTATCCGGTTGCTAAATAAGTGACTCGCCAGGCAATATACTTATCAGTGTTAATTTTGACGACAAAAATTCTGACTAAACGTATTCGTTGACCACAGTTTGAGAGCAAAAACTAGAAGAGAATtacactaaaatgaaaactgatatCCTCTGACCAAATGGCACAAAATAAAAAAGCCACTAAGActacatttaaaatccttgtcaaaattaacactagaAGTAGGGTTTTGAATTTTgaaagaacaattatgtgttctagatGTTTGCAGAAAATAagtatgacctgctgtgaaggaaatataattgtgtattgcacttgtttgttctaacaaacttaaggcattcatttatatatgatatatgggagtactacggtaagtcagactcagtatgtaacacattctcagcctactgagcctagattactaaaaaCATAGTTAAAGGTATGCTAACTTCTCAAatacagctttgcaaatgcaattctTAAGTAATTAGGCCCCAAACCAACTACAAATGTAAGTaagcgactaagactaaaactaaattgaaaacccTTATCAAAATTAACATTGTTACCCATAGACTGCATACAGATGTCAGCCCAGTCACTGGCTGGCCAGAAAGTTTAACAGACTGGTCAATGTCAGTAAGATCTCATCAGACGTAGCCAGATTTACTATTACTATAAACTGCATATCTAATTGGTTGCTGTGGGATGCTGATCTAATAATAGTTACATTTTTGTGGTATTACAAtaattgtattacaggttgagtatcccttatccaaaatgcttgggaccagaggtattttggatatcggatttttccgtattttggaataattgcataccataatgagatagcatggtgataggacctaaatctaagcacagaatgcatttttgttacatatacaccttatacacatagccggaaggtaattttagccaatattttttgtaactttgtgcattgaacaaagtgtgtgtacattcacacaattaatttatgtttcatat
This region includes:
- the NUDT6 gene encoding nucleoside diphosphate-linked moiety X motif 6 isoform X1, with product MWRFGARWVRRSATCHPGVCGRPFTNEIRPETWPRGTVDRFGGVSVRLEPAHPGDEAAFRSWLQDAIKRWKEEGRIAVWLHVPIMLSGLIAYAALEGFRFHHAEQNTSTLTLWLKDGPSRLPGYATHQVGVAGAVLDEDTGKVLVVQDRNKTVNAWKFPGGLSDPCEDIGDTAVREVLEETGIKSEFRSLLSIRQQHNHPGAFGKSDMYIICRLKPLSNLINFCPHECIRCEWMDLHELAYTCNTTPITSRIAKLLLYGYKEGFQNIDLTMKTFPAVYSGLFYSLYHRVLPDHYETKTDI
- the NUDT6 gene encoding nucleoside diphosphate-linked moiety X motif 6 isoform X2, giving the protein MLSGLIAYAALEGFRFHHAEQNTSTLTLWLKDGPSRLPGYATHQVGVAGAVLDEDTGKVLVVQDRNKTVNAWKFPGGLSDPCEDIGDTAVREVLEETGIKSEFRSLLSIRQQHNHPGAFGKSDMYIICRLKPLSNLINFCPHECIRCEWMDLHELAYTCNTTPITSRIAKLLLYGYKEGFQNIDLTMKTFPAVYSGLFYSLYHRVLPDHYETKTDI